One genomic window of Dehalococcoidia bacterium includes the following:
- a CDS encoding DUF1570 domain-containing protein: protein MSGLVLSILVAAMALGGLNVDPDVPTSTGSSAGVEVLASTHRIEFPERIVIQLTADASEDISSVRIFYRVGDADSQVYAYPKTFDNSGPLSARFDIKTGSGAYIPQGVDIEYYYVFTDAEGHDIESDRFSFPFLDRRYNWKGIEFDDFTLYWHDRSERAVRSVGADVSLRMRRVKQVLGLEGDYNFKAVIINDRAEASRSFPPVSQTSQDVSLFGGFAMGSHGALVLAGLNHDGLVHELTHLMVDEALGSRNSRIPAWLNEGIAMYFEPHGHQRESEVRRALARGSLIPLRHMRSVPGRPDDVRLFYSQSASIVRFMSDAFGEDRLSTLFRTIGEGKSVEDALVSTYGLSTQQLDGAWRAHLSGQKSFFEVADPGSLGTSAIIGGAILATATAATFGWIKKLRQSEQAE from the coding sequence GTGAGCGGGCTGGTTCTGAGCATCTTGGTTGCGGCAATGGCCCTCGGAGGCCTGAACGTCGATCCTGACGTCCCTACCAGCACGGGTTCCAGTGCCGGTGTTGAAGTTCTTGCGTCCACTCACCGGATCGAGTTCCCCGAACGAATCGTTATACAGCTAACTGCCGACGCCTCCGAGGACATAAGCTCGGTCCGCATCTTCTACCGTGTGGGCGACGCTGACTCGCAGGTGTACGCTTACCCTAAGACCTTCGACAACTCCGGCCCTCTCTCCGCCAGGTTCGATATCAAGACGGGTAGCGGCGCTTACATTCCCCAGGGCGTGGACATCGAGTACTACTACGTCTTCACAGATGCCGAAGGGCACGACATCGAGTCCGATCGCTTCAGCTTCCCTTTCCTGGACCGCAGGTACAACTGGAAGGGCATAGAGTTCGATGACTTCACTCTCTACTGGCACGATCGCTCCGAGCGTGCAGTCCGAAGTGTTGGCGCTGATGTCTCGCTGAGAATGAGGCGAGTCAAACAGGTACTCGGCCTCGAAGGTGACTACAACTTCAAGGCCGTCATCATTAACGACCGCGCTGAAGCCTCCCGCAGCTTCCCGCCAGTGAGCCAGACGTCTCAGGACGTGTCGCTCTTCGGTGGGTTCGCAATGGGCAGCCACGGAGCCCTCGTCCTTGCCGGACTGAACCACGACGGCCTTGTTCACGAGCTCACCCACCTGATGGTCGATGAGGCCCTCGGTTCGCGTAACTCTCGCATTCCAGCATGGCTCAACGAGGGGATAGCGATGTACTTCGAGCCTCATGGACATCAGCGTGAGTCTGAAGTGCGGCGCGCTTTGGCTCGCGGAAGCCTCATCCCACTTAGGCACATGCGCTCCGTCCCTGGAAGGCCAGACGATGTACGTCTCTTCTACTCCCAGTCCGCCAGCATAGTCAGGTTCATGTCCGACGCTTTCGGCGAGGACCGACTGTCGACACTGTTTAGAACGATTGGCGAGGGCAAGTCAGTCGAAGACGCTCTGGTCTCCACCTATGGATTGAGTACTCAACAGCTCGACGGCGCCTGGCGTGCCCACCTGTCTGGTCAGAAGTCGTTCTTCGAGGTCGCCGACCCCGGAAGCCTGGGCACCTCGGCCATCATCGGCGGAGCGATCCTCGCGACCGCCACCGCCGCGACATTCGGCTGGATCAAGAAACTTCGCCAGTCAGAGCAGGCAGAATAG
- the npdG gene encoding NADPH-dependent F420 reductase, with product MIGFIGGTGPEGRGLALRFAMAGESVMIGSRDAGRAIQAADSVTAIRPGLPVTGGLNEQVASDSDIVFVAVPYAGHRPTLESLHDNLDGKLIVDVVAPLAFSRGVASAIVPEAGSAAEEAQQILTNCPVIGAFHNLSAEELLEPETVIDADVIVCGEDAEAKSRVIELAELIAGIRGVDGGGLANSRYVENLTALLININRIYRAHSTIKLVGI from the coding sequence ATGATTGGATTCATAGGGGGCACCGGCCCCGAGGGCAGAGGACTAGCATTGAGATTCGCCATGGCTGGCGAGTCAGTCATGATTGGCTCAAGGGATGCCGGACGCGCGATCCAGGCCGCAGACTCGGTCACGGCGATCCGCCCCGGACTGCCTGTAACGGGAGGCCTCAACGAGCAGGTGGCGTCCGACTCTGACATCGTCTTCGTTGCCGTACCATACGCTGGCCATCGCCCAACTCTCGAGTCCTTGCACGACAACCTGGACGGTAAGTTGATCGTCGACGTCGTTGCTCCGCTCGCATTCAGCCGTGGTGTGGCCAGTGCAATCGTGCCGGAAGCTGGCTCTGCTGCTGAAGAGGCACAGCAGATTCTTACTAACTGCCCGGTCATTGGAGCGTTTCATAATTTGAGCGCCGAAGAGCTTCTCGAACCGGAGACAGTCATCGATGCCGACGTGATCGTATGCGGCGAGGATGCAGAGGCCAAGTCCAGGGTGATCGAGTTGGCAGAATTGATAGCCGGCATACGTGGAGTCGACGGTGGCGGACTGGCCAACTCCCGCTACGTGGAGAACCTGACTGCCTTGCTGATTAACATCAACAGAATCTACAGGGCGCACTCCACCATCAAATTAGTAGGAATCTAG
- a CDS encoding MFS transporter codes for MRLFGRRPASLSMLADKEFRNYFIADMPFEFGAEVRRFSMSWMALTLTGSQFWVGLVTGLPGLTIALFAPFAGVVVDRYNRRNLLIAVRTAFVALALPLGVLALTGDMEPWHLVLATLVVGAVRSLSLPALRAFLTDLVGRKRLLSANALTGSSSSAGELIGPVVVGFAISAFGVASGFFMVAAAFGTCALLLFRVKPKPPTEVSRGTALSQIREGLAYIAKTPPLPALIIVTVTQLPAAVVTPLIPVYARDVLGVGAPGYGIMSGCLGAGFLVGALATSAVQDFPKKGLALIVTALCWDACAVAFGFSRVFPLSLALLFSMGVAGAVHSIFLLTLFQTVASNDMQGRVLSMYGLVTASFPLGFILGGALASLFGNEEAIVIGALISTPVILVTYAMSPTLRRM; via the coding sequence ATGAGACTCTTCGGCCGCCGACCGGCGTCGCTCTCGATGCTCGCCGACAAGGAATTCAGAAACTACTTCATAGCGGACATGCCATTTGAGTTCGGGGCCGAGGTGCGCCGGTTCTCCATGAGCTGGATGGCCCTGACTCTGACTGGCTCGCAGTTCTGGGTGGGGCTCGTCACGGGCCTCCCGGGACTCACGATCGCTCTGTTTGCGCCATTTGCGGGCGTGGTGGTAGACCGGTACAACCGGAGAAACCTGCTCATCGCAGTCAGGACTGCGTTCGTCGCGCTTGCGCTGCCGCTTGGCGTGCTTGCACTGACCGGTGACATGGAGCCGTGGCACCTGGTTCTCGCCACGCTCGTGGTAGGAGCGGTTCGGTCGCTGTCGCTGCCGGCGCTGAGGGCGTTCCTAACCGACCTCGTCGGACGAAAGAGGCTTCTGAGCGCAAACGCACTGACAGGATCATCAAGTTCGGCGGGAGAGCTGATAGGGCCAGTCGTGGTCGGCTTTGCGATCAGTGCATTCGGGGTCGCATCCGGGTTCTTCATGGTTGCGGCGGCTTTCGGAACGTGCGCATTGCTGCTGTTCAGAGTGAAACCCAAGCCTCCTACCGAGGTGTCGCGAGGGACGGCCCTGTCGCAGATCAGGGAAGGGCTTGCATACATTGCGAAGACGCCTCCCCTGCCCGCGCTAATTATTGTCACGGTGACGCAGTTGCCTGCGGCCGTGGTGACCCCGCTGATACCCGTGTATGCGAGAGACGTGCTCGGCGTAGGAGCACCGGGGTACGGGATAATGTCCGGGTGTCTTGGAGCGGGATTCCTGGTTGGCGCGCTAGCCACTTCGGCGGTACAGGACTTTCCCAAGAAGGGTCTTGCCCTCATTGTGACTGCACTTTGCTGGGATGCTTGCGCCGTGGCATTTGGCTTTTCAAGGGTGTTCCCTCTGTCGCTGGCCCTGCTGTTCAGCATGGGAGTCGCAGGGGCGGTACATTCGATATTCCTGCTAACGCTGTTTCAGACGGTGGCGAGCAACGATATGCAGGGTCGTGTGTTGAGCATGTACGGCCTGGTGACGGCGTCGTTTCCACTGGGGTTTATCCTAGGAGGTGCACTAGCTTCGCTGTTCGGAAACGAGGAGGCGATCGTGATCGGGGCGTTGATCAGCACGCCTGTGATTCTTGTGACGTATGCAATGTCGCCCACCCTCAGGAGGATGTGA
- the fusA gene encoding elongation factor G, translating to MANVTTERIRNLALLSHSGAGKTILTEAMLHTAGVTTRLGTVEDGTSVSDYEPEEHKRTTSVNTAIVNVPWNGHKLNVIDTPGYADYRGEVVSGIRVADIAVIVVAAQAGIEVGTGQMWRLAENRDLPRIVYISKLDRENADFSGVVASLQNRFGRHLVPVQLPIGAESSVSGVINVLDPNSEVPAGHESEFEEARERLIEAVAEIDDNLADKYLEGEEITQEEMIAGVKTGLMEGTLVPILAGAPALGIGVNEFMDFATSYLPSPAESPPVSARVPGSEDTVELECDGIGPLAALVFKTAADPFVGKLSYFRVYSGTFQSDSQLHNANRGEGERIGQVFEVRGRDQEAVPELAAGDIGAVPKLNSVLTGDTISSREQPLILGGLEFPSPVYMMAVYPKTKADVDKMTSSLARIVEEDPSLVLTREPDTNELIMSGLGDTHLDVTLEKMQRKFGAEMVLDIPRVPYKETISGRARVEYRHKKQTGGHGQFGHVWIEVEPLPRGSGFEFGNTIVGGAVPREYIPSVEKGVRGALTDGVVAGFPVVDMKATLVDGSFHTVDSSGVSFEIAGGHATTKGLQQAKPVILEPVMSVDISVPDEFTGDIIGDLNGRRGRIQGMVPNGDGTTTVQVEAPQSEMLSYATELRSQTQGQGSFTMEFDHFEEVPSHLVDRVVEVTQELKERAEARL from the coding sequence ATGGCCAATGTCACCACTGAGCGCATCAGGAATCTTGCTCTTTTGTCGCATAGTGGAGCAGGCAAGACTATATTGACAGAGGCCATGCTACACACGGCTGGCGTCACAACTCGCCTGGGCACTGTCGAGGACGGGACGTCTGTTTCGGACTATGAGCCGGAGGAGCACAAGCGCACCACCAGCGTGAACACTGCGATCGTAAACGTGCCCTGGAATGGACACAAGCTCAACGTGATCGATACGCCAGGATATGCCGACTACAGAGGCGAGGTCGTGTCTGGTATCAGGGTCGCTGATATCGCAGTGATAGTAGTAGCCGCCCAAGCTGGCATCGAAGTTGGCACTGGGCAGATGTGGAGGCTCGCGGAGAACCGTGACCTTCCTCGCATCGTGTACATATCGAAGCTCGACAGGGAGAACGCCGACTTCTCGGGCGTCGTCGCATCTCTACAAAATCGATTCGGTCGGCACCTCGTGCCGGTGCAACTGCCGATCGGAGCCGAGTCTTCGGTCTCAGGCGTGATAAACGTGCTGGATCCGAACTCTGAAGTCCCTGCGGGGCATGAATCCGAGTTCGAAGAAGCGCGGGAGCGTCTGATTGAGGCAGTTGCAGAGATCGATGATAATCTCGCAGACAAGTACCTCGAAGGCGAAGAGATCACCCAGGAAGAGATGATCGCAGGTGTGAAGACGGGCCTGATGGAGGGCACGCTAGTTCCCATACTGGCTGGTGCACCGGCGCTAGGAATCGGCGTCAACGAGTTCATGGACTTCGCGACGTCATATCTCCCCTCACCTGCCGAATCCCCACCGGTGTCGGCAAGAGTGCCCGGATCGGAAGATACAGTTGAGCTAGAGTGCGACGGAATTGGCCCGCTCGCCGCGCTCGTGTTCAAGACTGCTGCCGATCCGTTCGTGGGCAAGCTGTCGTACTTCAGAGTCTACAGCGGCACGTTCCAGAGCGACTCGCAGCTGCACAACGCAAACCGAGGGGAAGGTGAGCGCATTGGGCAGGTGTTCGAGGTCAGAGGACGTGACCAAGAAGCTGTACCCGAACTGGCGGCCGGCGATATAGGGGCTGTTCCGAAGCTCAATTCCGTGTTGACCGGCGACACGATAAGTTCGCGCGAGCAGCCACTGATTCTTGGAGGTCTCGAGTTCCCGTCACCGGTGTACATGATGGCCGTCTATCCGAAGACGAAGGCCGACGTGGACAAGATGACGTCGTCACTGGCTCGGATCGTGGAAGAAGACCCATCCCTGGTTCTGACTCGAGAGCCTGACACAAACGAGCTGATAATGTCTGGGCTGGGCGATACTCACCTCGACGTTACACTCGAAAAGATGCAGCGGAAGTTCGGAGCTGAGATGGTGCTGGACATTCCAAGGGTGCCGTACAAGGAGACGATCAGCGGCAGGGCTCGGGTCGAGTACAGGCACAAGAAGCAGACAGGCGGACACGGACAGTTCGGTCACGTATGGATCGAAGTGGAACCACTTCCGCGAGGCTCAGGGTTTGAATTCGGCAATACTATCGTCGGTGGCGCTGTGCCGCGCGAGTACATCCCCTCGGTCGAAAAGGGTGTCCGGGGCGCGTTGACTGACGGTGTCGTAGCAGGATTCCCAGTAGTAGATATGAAGGCAACTCTGGTGGACGGCAGCTTCCACACGGTCGACTCGTCGGGCGTCTCATTCGAGATCGCCGGCGGACACGCGACGACCAAAGGCTTGCAGCAGGCCAAGCCCGTCATCCTAGAGCCGGTAATGAGCGTTGACATCAGCGTCCCGGACGAGTTCACCGGTGACATCATCGGAGACCTGAATGGCCGGCGTGGTCGGATCCAGGGCATGGTGCCCAATGGCGACGGCACGACCACCGTGCAGGTCGAGGCGCCGCAGTCGGAGATGCTGAGCTACGCGACTGAGCTTCGCAGCCAGACCCAAGGTCAGGGCAGCTTCACCATGGAGTTCGACCACTTCGAGGAGGTCCCATCGCACCTGGTGGACAGGGTCGTCGAAGTCACTCAGGAGCTCAAGGAGAGGGCTGAAGCCAGACTCTAG
- a CDS encoding GNAT family N-acetyltransferase, with translation MFRKVLPWSGRESDAANGRDPVFVQGERIVLREKQVSDIADDYQWRTDPELAELDATRPLQMSFSDFERYSIEELNYPASRSKRLAVDTVCGSHIGNVMFYDIDLRTGEAELGIMIGDKDYWSQGYGTETVGLLLDHMFQEYPFNRVYLHTLSWNYRAQKSFHKSGFKDVKPVRRGGLDFIQMEIWRHEWDAMRAASATEPMDESSGL, from the coding sequence TTGTTCAGAAAGGTGCTTCCATGGTCGGGGAGGGAGTCTGACGCCGCTAACGGTAGAGACCCCGTTTTCGTCCAGGGAGAGCGTATAGTCCTGCGCGAGAAGCAGGTCTCGGACATTGCTGACGACTACCAGTGGCGTACAGACCCCGAACTCGCTGAACTGGACGCGACGCGCCCGCTCCAGATGAGCTTCAGCGACTTCGAACGCTACTCGATCGAGGAATTGAACTACCCGGCCTCCCGCTCGAAACGCCTTGCCGTCGACACCGTCTGTGGCTCCCACATCGGTAACGTCATGTTCTACGACATCGATCTCCGCACCGGCGAGGCCGAACTCGGCATTATGATTGGGGACAAGGACTACTGGAGCCAGGGTTACGGCACCGAAACCGTCGGCCTTCTGCTTGACCACATGTTTCAGGAGTACCCCTTCAACCGGGTCTATCTGCACACACTGTCCTGGAATTACCGCGCTCAGAAGAGCTTTCACAAGTCCGGCTTCAAGGATGTGAAACCCGTACGACGCGGTGGGCTCGACTTTATCCAGATGGAGATCTGGCGGCACGAATGGGACGCTATGCGCGCCGCCTCGGCCACCGAGCCCATGGACGAGTCGTCCGGACTGTAG
- a CDS encoding MBL fold metallo-hydrolase, whose amino-acid sequence MTRIHVLGAGTPTPTPTRFGSSYVLETGGEKIMVDCGPAATHKLVKAGLWPTDVNHLFFTHHHFDHDIDYPCFLLCRWDQSIGKEKRLEVYGPTLTERVTEGILGEDGVFAHDWKARVGHPLSHRVFENRGGTLPRPAPDVFARDVGPGRIYSGSDWEVTAAPAEHVQPFLDSLAYRFDTPGGSVVFTGDTQPCDTVRDLAKDADVMLCMCWDDQDVMDENGEGDFQCGTKGAARLAQEAGVKKLALVHIGPNLSGHGAMEKGIGDVRQIYDGEIVFTDELMAFDV is encoded by the coding sequence ATGACACGAATTCACGTTCTGGGTGCCGGAACTCCAACACCCACGCCGACACGGTTTGGAAGCTCCTACGTGCTGGAGACGGGTGGCGAGAAGATAATGGTCGACTGTGGGCCTGCGGCGACGCACAAACTTGTGAAAGCGGGGTTGTGGCCGACTGACGTCAACCACCTGTTCTTTACGCACCACCACTTCGACCATGACATCGACTATCCGTGTTTTCTGTTGTGCAGATGGGACCAGAGCATTGGGAAGGAGAAGCGGCTGGAGGTCTATGGGCCGACGCTGACGGAGCGAGTCACTGAAGGGATCCTGGGAGAGGACGGAGTGTTCGCACACGACTGGAAGGCCCGGGTCGGCCACCCGCTGAGCCACAGAGTATTCGAGAATAGGGGCGGTACGCTCCCTCGACCCGCTCCGGACGTGTTCGCCAGAGATGTCGGACCAGGGCGGATCTATTCAGGGTCGGACTGGGAGGTCACGGCGGCCCCCGCAGAGCATGTGCAGCCGTTCCTCGACTCGCTCGCGTACAGGTTCGACACTCCCGGAGGGTCTGTCGTTTTCACCGGAGACACGCAGCCATGCGACACGGTCCGTGACCTCGCGAAGGATGCGGACGTGATGCTGTGCATGTGCTGGGACGACCAGGACGTAATGGACGAGAACGGTGAGGGCGATTTCCAGTGCGGGACCAAGGGCGCCGCCAGACTGGCACAGGAGGCGGGGGTCAAGAAGCTCGCGCTTGTTCACATCGGTCCGAACCTGTCAGGACACGGTGCGATGGAGAAGGGAATCGGGGATGTCCGGCAGATCTACGACGGGGAGATCGTGTTTACGGACGAACTGATGGCTTTCGACGTCTGA